One segment of Streptomyces sp. NA02950 DNA contains the following:
- a CDS encoding response regulator, translating to MVQKAKILLVDDRPENLLALEAILSALDQTLVRASSGEEALKALLTDDFAVILLDVQMPGMDGFETAAHIKRRERTRDIPIIFLTAINHGPHHTFRGYAAGAVDYISKPFDPWVLRAKVSVFVDLYMKNCQLREQASLLRLQLEGGQPAAGEEAKESAGLLAELSARLAAVEEQAEALSKQLDESADAAAVATAAHLERKLTGLRRALDALEPGAGSGASQVPSQN from the coding sequence ATGGTGCAGAAGGCCAAGATCCTCCTGGTCGATGACCGGCCGGAGAATCTGCTGGCGCTGGAGGCCATTCTCTCCGCGCTCGATCAGACCCTGGTACGGGCATCGTCAGGGGAGGAAGCGCTCAAGGCGCTGTTGACGGACGACTTCGCGGTCATCCTGCTGGATGTCCAGATGCCGGGCATGGACGGTTTCGAGACCGCCGCGCACATCAAGCGCCGTGAGCGGACCCGTGACATCCCGATCATCTTCCTCACGGCGATCAACCACGGTCCGCATCACACCTTCCGGGGCTATGCGGCGGGCGCGGTCGACTACATCTCCAAGCCGTTCGACCCGTGGGTGCTCAGGGCGAAGGTCTCGGTCTTCGTCGATCTGTACATGAAGAACTGCCAGCTGCGGGAGCAGGCGTCGCTGCTGCGGCTCCAGTTGGAGGGCGGCCAGCCCGCCGCCGGTGAAGAGGCCAAGGAGTCGGCGGGGCTGCTCGCCGAGCTCTCCGCGCGGCTCGCCGCCGTCGAGGAGCAGGCCGAAGCGCTGTCCAAGCAGCTGGACGAGTCGGCCGACGCGGCCGCGGTGGCCACCGCGGCCCATCTCGAGCGCAAGCTGACCGGTCTGCGGCGGGCGCTGGACGCCCTGGAGCCGGGTGCGGGCAGCGGCGCCAGCCAGGTGCCCTCGCAGAACTGA